The DNA sequence GACATGAGCGATATCGCAGAACGCGTAAAGAAAATTGTTATTGATCATCTTGGCGTCGACGCCGAAAAGGTCAGCGAAGGCGCAAGCTTCATCGATGACCTCGGCGCGGACTCGCTCGACACCGTCGAACTGGTCATGGCTTTCGAAGAAGAGTTCGGCGTTGAAATCCCGGACGACGCTGCTGACTCGATCCTGACTGTCGGCGACGCCGTCAAGTTCATCGAAAAGGCTCAGGCCTAATATCTGAGCGGCTACGGCCGTAGACGGGCCGCCTAAAGCGGCCCGTTTCAGCCCAGGGAAGTGGGCTGTCCCGCGAGCGCGGGTTTCGATCAGCAAGCGTTTTCCGCTGTTCCCTCTGATCGTGAATTTAGAACCTTAAAATGGATGCCCGGATCGGGTTCGTTGCACGTGATCCGATCCGGCTCTGAAACTGAAAGATCAGGGTGGGTCGCGGACTATGAGACGTGTCGTTATCACCGGTACCGGCATGGTATCTCCCTTGGGTTGCGGAACTGAGGCGACGTGGGCGCGCCTTCTTGCCGGGCAGAACGCTGCACGCAAGGTAACCGAATTCGAGGTCGAGGACCTTCCTGCCAAGATCGCCTGCCGCATTCCCTTCGGTGATGGCACCGATGCCACCTTCAACGCCGATGACTGGATGGAGCCGAAGGAGCAGCGCAAGGTCGATCCGTTCATCGTCTACGCGATGGCGGCCGCCGACATG is a window from the Ensifer adhaerens genome containing:
- a CDS encoding acyl carrier protein codes for the protein MSDIAERVKKIVIDHLGVDAEKVSEGASFIDDLGADSLDTVELVMAFEEEFGVEIPDDAADSILTVGDAVKFIEKAQA